One segment of Paenibacillus sp. FSL R7-0337 DNA contains the following:
- a CDS encoding bifunctional 2-keto-4-hydroxyglutarate aldolase/2-keto-3-deoxy-6-phosphogluconate aldolase, translating to MKKIKVLQNITSVGVVAVIRADNADDAYAMSVACIEGGLNNIEVTFTTPGAEVAIKRLVEEYGGRAVIGAGTVLDPLTARIAILAGSEFVVSPSFEEDTAKMCNLYGIPYMPGCMTLNEMKEALKLGVDVLKLFPGSAFGPDYVKAVKGPMPHVNIMPTGGVDLNNMEKWIKNGCIAVGIGGNLTAPAKEGRYDQITELAAQYVAKFKEIQGQ from the coding sequence ATGAAGAAAATCAAAGTATTGCAGAATATCACCTCTGTTGGCGTAGTAGCTGTTATCCGTGCGGATAATGCCGATGATGCTTATGCCATGTCGGTGGCTTGTATCGAGGGCGGACTGAATAATATTGAAGTTACCTTCACGACTCCGGGAGCCGAAGTAGCGATCAAGCGCTTGGTGGAAGAATACGGGGGCCGCGCCGTGATTGGTGCCGGTACCGTGCTTGACCCGCTGACGGCAAGAATTGCTATTCTGGCGGGTTCGGAATTTGTGGTCAGTCCTTCTTTTGAAGAGGATACTGCGAAGATGTGTAATCTGTACGGCATTCCTTATATGCCGGGCTGCATGACGCTGAATGAGATGAAGGAAGCCCTGAAGCTGGGCGTGGATGTGCTGAAGCTGTTCCCTGGCAGTGCATTCGGACCGGACTATGTCAAGGCGGTTAAGGGGCCGATGCCGCATGTGAACATTATGCCTACCGGTGGCGTGGATCTGAACAATATGGAGAAGTGGATCAAGAACGGCTGCATCGCTGTCGGCATCGGCGGCAACCTGACCGCACCGGCCAAGGAAGGCCGCTATGACCAGATCACAGAGCTGGCTGCACAGTATGTTGCGAAGTTCAAGGAGATTCAAGGGCAGTAA
- a CDS encoding sugar kinase, with translation MNKQLDAVTFGEPMAMFYANEAGPLHEVTSFSKALAGAESNVATGLSRLEHLTGYVTKLGEDNFGQFITSALNKEKIDTASITTTKEFSTGMLIKSKVLTGDPKVEYFRKNSAASKLSLADFNEDYFASAGHLHVTSISSALSASCHEFSLHAMEFMKQRGKTVSLDPNLRPTLWPDTETMVDTINDLATRCDWFLPGHGEGKILTGLETPEEIAGYYLERGVSLVVIKLGPEGAYYKTSAGEEGYVDGFKVEQVVDTVGAGDGFAVGVISAMLEKLSVAEAVKRGNAIGALAVMSPGDMDGLPTRDALEAFMSTGVKK, from the coding sequence ATGAATAAACAGCTGGATGCAGTCACCTTCGGGGAGCCGATGGCCATGTTCTACGCTAATGAAGCCGGCCCCCTGCATGAGGTCACTTCCTTCTCCAAGGCGCTGGCAGGTGCGGAGAGCAATGTAGCCACAGGATTATCACGCCTGGAGCATTTGACCGGTTATGTGACTAAGCTTGGCGAAGACAACTTCGGCCAGTTCATCACCTCGGCACTGAATAAGGAGAAGATCGATACCGCGAGCATCACAACGACCAAGGAATTCTCCACAGGTATGCTGATCAAATCCAAGGTACTGACCGGAGATCCCAAGGTCGAATATTTCCGCAAAAATTCCGCCGCCTCCAAGCTGAGCCTCGCCGACTTTAATGAAGATTACTTCGCTTCCGCAGGCCATCTGCATGTGACCAGCATCTCTTCCGCACTCTCAGCTTCGTGTCACGAGTTCTCGCTGCATGCCATGGAGTTCATGAAGCAGCGCGGCAAGACTGTATCGCTCGATCCGAATCTGCGCCCGACCCTGTGGCCGGACACTGAAACTATGGTTGATACCATCAACGACCTGGCTACCCGCTGCGACTGGTTCCTGCCCGGACACGGAGAAGGCAAAATCCTCACCGGTCTTGAGACTCCGGAGGAGATTGCCGGCTACTATCTGGAGCGCGGCGTATCCCTTGTAGTAATCAAGCTCGGTCCTGAGGGCGCTTACTACAAGACCTCCGCTGGTGAAGAGGGTTATGTGGACGGCTTCAAGGTCGAGCAGGTTGTGGATACGGTCGGTGCAGGAGACGGCTTCGCGGTTGGGGTGATCAGCGCCATGCTGGAGAAGCTCAGCGTAGCGGAAGCCGTGAAGCGCGGCAATGCGATCGGCGCACTCGCCGTGATGTCGCCTGGCGATATGGACGGACTGCCGACCCGCGACGCGCTGGAAGCCTTCATGAGCACGGGCGTTAAGAAATAA